DNA sequence from the Amphiprion ocellaris isolate individual 3 ecotype Okinawa chromosome 17, ASM2253959v1, whole genome shotgun sequence genome:
atttttaaagttgATATGTTGAAGTGGTTAGCAAGGACTTTGTATATAATAGATGTGGTTTCATGTGTAATAATCAATCAATAGTATATTCAAAAGGATAGTCCTGCGTGGGCACCGAGTCAAAGTTGATGCTGTCGAACGGGTTCTCCGTCGACCAGCTGTCCACTGGAAACCACGAGTCGTACCAGGAAGTTGTTCTCTCGGTTTCAGGTGGAGGTGTAGTGgtggttgttgtggttgttgttgtcgtGGTAGCAGGAGTGGTGGTGAGACTGGCTCGTTGCCTCTGCAGACGCAGCCGGCGTAAACGCATGAGTCTCAGCCGCCGGAGTCGCTCTGCTTTCTGAGCGATGGCGTGATCATCGACCCCGGCGGTGGGGGTGGGGGCGGCCGTCGTCGTTTTCACCACGTTGTTTCTGGTGACGAGTCGAATGGGCCTCCTGCCATTGAGCGACATGATTTGCTTGATGCGGTCCCAATTGGACTTGGCTAAGGTGAAGCTGCACGGCGTGGCTCCGGAGTCATAGCCCACCATGCAAAGCCTCGTCTGGGGTGTGTAGCCATCAGCCTTCGCCGTCACTCTGTACTCTCCAGGGTTCAGCAGCCGCCAGTAATCACCACCTGCAGCTAAAGAGAATATTTGAGGATGTCAAAGGTCAGGATCTGAACTCCATccatggagtctatcccagctgacgtaGGGTGAagtcaggggacaccctggacaggtcactagtctatcacagACAAACAAGTACACTCATcgacggacaatttagagttaccaattaacctcaggaTATTTTTtgagtgtgggaggaagccagagtacccagagaaaacccacacatgcacagaaagaacatgcaaactccatgcagaaagatcccgggaaggcaaACTTGAGAtcatctagctgcaaggcaaaagtgctaaccaccaagccactgtgcagccaggaTCTGAACTGAAAACCGTTGACAGAAAAAGTTCAGAATGTGATAAATTGCAGAGTATTTTTCCATCCTACCAGTTCTGACATCGTGCCGTATTCCTTCCACAGTTACGGTGGCATTAGGCAGTGGATTTCCCTCCACGTCTCTGACTACACCCTTTATTCCTCGATGTACCTGCGCATGAAACAGACAGATCTCACCTTAAACCTCAAAGCAGGTTTCACATATGAACTACACCGCACACtagttcacatttttacaatttttttgtaaatgtaatgaagccatgcaaaatTTTGCCTTCATGCTATGAATATTTTTAGAGTTACAAGCCCTTGAAGTACAAAGAGGTGTGTCAAAAtctcaaatgatttttttccagaaaacaggaaacttttttgcttgtttctatGACTCTACATTATAGGATCATCACATAATGTTGACGCTTACCATTTGTTATAGAAAAAATTGTGCTAAACAACTAACAGATCTTGGCTTTAGATTGTCACACATGGACTAGATGTAAAACagatttggttgcagtttttaacagaactcaaatgtgtttatCCCCTGGAAATTCCATGTGTCTCTCTCCCATACTTGTTAAATTGTGAAGGctcaaaaatgttggaaaaagtcaaacaatttaaaaagtgtgaaattttaACCCCTTCATTGTACTTCAAAGGTTTTGtgaacagaaaaaagtaaatcaAACTAAGTAACTCAAACTCAAATTGGTCACAGCTGGTCACTCATTGGTCCAGTTACTCACTTGTTCAATGAAGGACAGCAGAGCCTCGCGGTTGTTCTCCCACTCCAGAGGCAGCTCACTCTCATGGGGAAACTTATCACAGCCCAAGAAGATGGAGAGCTCGAAGCAGTTGGTGTGCAGGTAGCTGAAGTCATTCATACCTGTGGAAGAAGAAGACGGCGCGCTTCAGAGGACAGAcaccttttctttttcagtccCAGCATCCTCTACCTTTGCAGATGCTTTTGTTTGTACAGGGTTTGAATGGATTTGCATAGACACAGTCGATACTCACTGCCCACCACTGGTTTCCAGCTGGCCCTGTTGGTGATGCCCTGCCCTCCAGTGACGTCATCCCCATGGCAGGAGCCTCGGTAGGTCTCGGTCATGGTCAGGTGGCTATGGGCGTAAGACATTGCCAACCAGCGAAACATGGCGTCATCAGGAGTCTCCCTCAGAGCACCTTCGTTCTGCCGCTGAATCCGAGCCCAGGTCTCTTCGTTCATCTCAGAGTTGACTCTCCAGCGCCGGCTGTCGGTTAACTGAGACATCAGGACATTATTTAGTGATTTTATACGTGTACAGTTGCTGAGGTAATCTTTTAAATTggtttctttgtaaattagcctCACAGAAACTGGTGGCCGCTGCATGTCGAATGGGTACGCGACCAGTTTTTCTCCTCCTTGCAGATTGGCTCCAAGCACAAATGGGCTGCGCTGCATCCAGGAAATTATAGCTTTGGTCTCAACTGCAAGCTGCAATAGCATGAAAGAGGGAATGCTTTAAAGTCAATACATCTGTGAGgaattaaatttgaaaatgtaatgaCAAACTCACCGAGCCGTTAAGGGTGTTTTCTGGAAGGGGGATGTGATGATTGGGCACGATACGAGGGATCCAGCCTCGGTCCTCAGCTCCCCATAAGATGCTGTTGAGATCGGGGAAGTTCTGGAAGATGTCGTAGCCTTCCTCAGTCCAGTGGCCCAACGCCCAGTTTCCCATCTCAGAGCCctagaggaggaaggaaggaccaGGCTGAGGTGTTGTTTTTAAGGTGTAGATGTTTGGTGTCACTAAATAATAGGGTGTATTTGTACCTGAAGTTTTCGGTATCCTTTTGGTTCTGCATAGATGTGTACAGAATGAATGCATTCACTTGATGTGTGGAACCCAATTTGAAATCCCACATTTCCCTTTTGTAGATATGGTGAACACAGACCAACCAAAGCGTCCTTCACTTAGCTCTGTCTACGATGACTGTGATTAGTttgactgttcaaaagtttggggtcacccaggcaatttcatgttttacatgaaaactcacccatgttattcatgtgctaacataattgcacaagggttttctaatcatcaattggcctttcaacaccattagctaacacaatttagcattagaacacaggtgtgatggttgctagaaatgttcctctgtacccctatttAGAtcttccattaaaaatcagccgcttccagctagaatagtcatttaccacattaacaatgtctagactgtatatctgattcatttaatgttatcttcattgaaaaaaatgcttttctttcaaaaataacgacatttctaagtgaccccaaacttttgactggtcgtGTATTTACACTTGTCAATGTTCAACAGCACATTGTTCTCCTCATACTGGACATTTCTTCATCACCTCGTGTTTTCACCTCCGGACAAGTctagtctgctctgattggtcagctgacccaaCCAAAACCAGTTATCATTGGTTTTTATCCAGATGGGGCTAGGctctagcagcagcagctcaggaaataactgtgaggcagctgctcattttgtgtttgaggcCAAACTAGCTGTCAGGCAGGTGATTTacaaatgtgttacatggtcATGTAGATAAGTAACGGAAgaaaagtctggacttgaaatGAGATGTTTCAGGCAGGTGAGGAGTCGAGTTTTCTGTGGGGGAAAATAACTGCCTTTGGACTTTGGGCTATCTAAGTTTGCAGGCCCTATTTAGGCACAAAAAGTAAATGTGGTCAGCTTGTGATCATGCAGGATCACTGTACCATCTCAAAGGCCAGCTCGTAGGCGTCGGGGTTCAGTGAGGGCACCAGGTGGATCCTCACTccgtccaccaggcggcgcaCTCTCGGGTTCTCGTCATTATACTCTTTGCACAGAAACTgcatcagcaggaggaggagctcCCTGCCCAGAGCTTCATTACCATGGAGACCAGCTGTGTAACGGAACTCAGGTTCACCTGGAGACAATGAAACATGTTAACACAGATTTATTAACAAGAAGTTCCATTCAAGGGTTAAGAGTCAGAGCAAGTGAAGTAACATGTTTATACCAATCTAAAAACTTCCTGCCAGCTACACACTTCAGCATCAGGCAGCAGAAAACACTCAAAAGTCAACTGGTGGGCAAAAATTTCTTCCAATAAGTAAAACCGAATAGCTACAAGACACTCAAATCTGTGTGATTGAGAGTAAGACTCACTGCCGTTTCTCTAATATCctttgttactctgccaaggaatgctgcggagttatgcgacgatcagtgttggtttgtctgtttgcaacattactcaaaaacagactaacagatttggataaaattttcagggaaggtcagaaatgacacaaggaccaagtgattagaatttaacagtgatgcggcttatagtctggatccatggatttgctagatttctgtatcattgcgagatagagGCATGGcttcactgtaactgtgactacaagtgaacactacgtcagctgccggCTGACGATCACATTTGCggcgatcctactaaaaatcgactgctgtggaccacaaattttttaaaggtttcatcACAGAGATcacacaatgactgagcagccttgtgCTCCAAGTTATCTCCAAGAGCAAGGAGCTAATGATAGTGCTGGCATTAACAGTCATTGAtttattactgttatttcttttatttaatgtaaCAGAAATACTGACTTGACATTGTTAatttggtaaatgactattcttgctggaaacagctgattattaatggaatatctacataggggtacaaaGGCTCATTTCCGGCAACCATCAATCCTGtgttcaatcaatcaatctttattggtcattgcacattttcatatacaacgaaatttcatttgagctgccctgccaatgacagctccggctgctgcgcagtgctgcgcgcacctttcttgaagaaaaaaagaaaaaggacatgttgggatctgggtagggatagcagagggtaaaagaaaaaaaaaaggctcgttgtaccaaatgaaacctccaatgttgggaaattcaatttgagaaggaacctaaaaaaaacaaacccgcaaacaggcaaagcatgacgttagacaaggatagttgggataaggatgtggggtggtggaggggggagcactgcACAGTTAGCCGGTTCCTGTGCAGGTGCACGGATTCCTGACTCCTGTGCATAGCGAGGGAAGCTTGTGGAGGCAGGGGGGAGGGGGGatatgggaatgtgtgtgtgaatgtttagctcagtcctcagttcatgagtccgaatgtttgtgtatgcgtgtagcccatcttcttccgtctcagacctccggtgtctcagattcgcgagggtgggagcgcgataacacagcaaggttgctatggagacgtcctcggttggcccggtccaaaagtcaacaggtgtccttgggaaagtgGGGGGGGGGtttaggagagctatctcttggccatgaaacttccagaggagtttgttattgttccaggggcgccagaatgtaatcagtttccTTCTTGTTTGGTCGGGAGAGAGGAACAGTTTCACCttccccctactgctctcaacaattttagacctcagctgtagcgattctcaccctgatggcttccaatctgcgactcaaatcaacagtcacaccaagcaaattgttcatcttacgattgagttcgtcataacgagaatcggcagccgtgatccgttcgtttgcatagaccagcagagtttggacgtcgtttctgtctgcggtcttcctgattttccagaagctcaggccagtgaacaagccaattatcagcaggcctgtcatcataaatccgaatatataaacatcttccacgtcctccacggataggggtgccaggcacatgatccccttccacttcccccaggcatcgatcacgtaaccagaggcgaaactcccatccgggcaggtaggctcccctaggcctgtgctctttgtggcgacaatcttgtcaattgcgttgagagaccagttaatcaattccatgatcggtgtttcgaaggtccagtgccaagcaatcgctccaagtcagacagatgagacgaagacgaagaaatgcagcaagcagggagacaagagggtagggaggaacagagatagcggagcaaggaaaagtgcgaccgcctcctacgagagctgagagcaAATCTaagttctaatgctacattgtgttagctaatggtgttgaaaggctaattgacaATTTGAAAACCTTTGTGCCTTCGTTATTATCTAGCAAGACTAGCTGGATCGTGTTTCTTGTATTTCTACTTGCCCCTCCTTTGTAATCTGTGTGCAGTTTCTGCAACACTGTCACAGCAGAGCAAACTTTAATGAGGTAGAAATAGTAACAATACCTACCTGTCTCGTGCTCTCCTGGATTGTCAGAGATCTCCATAGCATACATCTTCAGGCCCTGCGAACTTTTACCGATGTTGTAAATTCTGGTGATGTGGGGACACTCCTCATTTATCACCTTCATCATCTGGGGGGAGAAAACACATCTGGGATGATGATGTTTGCCCATTTATAAGTTTATAAGCTTATAAGCATTGATATTCGGTATTATTCCGTGTTCAGAGTGAAAACCAGACCTGTCTCATATCCTTATAGTTGTGGTGTCTGAAGTCCAGGTCATCAGATGGGTTCACTTCATTCTCACTGCGGTGGCTGCCTGAAAGAATAAACATACTCATATGACAGACCAGCAGTGTTGGAGGAAGAACTTTTACTCAGTAAACCTAGAAATACTTCACTATAAAAATACTctgttacaagtaaaagttTTGTATTCAAGTTTTCTTTAGCAGatcattttggttcatttcagctgctgtaTTTCACATTAATGTGTCTACTGTGTCTCTATGTGGAtcatgtcaatttccccacctctgttttatataaatatcaaggttaagaccctataatattatttattatatcaaTTTTACCTACtagttaaaacttttttttactcatttgccttactattttaaatattaaggttaagaccccaCAATATTAAGGGGCAAAACTATGTTGTTCCACCCCTAATGCCCCAATAAACTCAACAGTTCTCTAAAGCAAAAAGATTAAACTGATTAAACCAGAATTCACCAGAATCACAATTTTCTGACCTTCTATACAATTGAAAATCGGTCATTTATGAAAGGAAATCATTGAAAGATGAATAgataatgacaataactgtTGGTAATTTCTGGTAATACTACATGTCCCTACTTTTCTCTGTGttaatcacattacaggaaaatCTGTGGTATTCTTCTGAAAGATCAGAACCACGAGGTTTAGGACCATCATTGCTGATGTACTGTAGTGAAGCAAAAGTCGAACACATTTGCAGTTAGTCAAATCATGTAGACAGAGGTAATATGTAGATAACTCTGGAACTCTCAGTCTTACTGGGCGGCGACCCTTTCTATCCAACATTACTCACATTTTACTCACTTTAATAAACCAACTTTTCATGAACTAAGAGGCTTTTGTAAGAGTTTTATGACCTCATGAGTCACAACTTTCTCAGCAATACATCACCTTGCactggaagaaaaaacacaagttttgCCAAACTTGGAGTGAGAATGGTTTCACCTAACTGTGGTGATGCACAAAAGTCTGTTTCACAACATGAAGTTAACAACCTCAGAGCAAAAACACGTGTTATGTAACTGCAATACAAGAGAACTACTAAGTGTTTACATCATTTCCTGATAATAAGCAGCTGCAAGAAACATGCACAAAATCAAGTCTAGTCTGCAGAAGGGAAGTGACTAAATACATTGACTGGTGTATTGTAGAAGTTGTACGTGTCACATTTCCTTTTTACATAACTACATGTATCTGACAGCTCAAAACACATGATCATCTTATAAAACAGATttagtgaagataacattaaatgactcagaaatacagtctagacattgttaatgtggtaaatgactattctagctggaaatggctgatttttaatggaatgtctCCATAGGGGTAGAaaaggcccatttccagcaaccatcactcttgtgttctaatgctaccttgtgttagctaatggtgttgaaaggctaactgatgattagaaaacccttgtgcaattatgttagcacatggataaaagtgtgagttttcatgtaaaacatgaaattgtctgggtgaccccaaactcttgaaCAGTAGCGTAAACTTAAAACTTTCTTCAGCTACAGCTTTGGAGGATCAATTAAATGCACCTTAGTCCACTATGAAACTGTGATATTCTGCCACCAAAAGATTTAAATTACTCAATTAGTTAAATGTATATTCTAAATAATGTTGTGGGATCTTTTGATAAGTATTTAAATTGGTcaaataaatttgtaaaatatataatattggaAGGTCTCATTGTCAATTTTTAACTTGTTAGGTAAATTAGTAACTTCAGTCTTATTCCTCTATTGAACATGACTTTGTCTGAACATGTGTCAGCATCAGTGGTGCTGTGATGGAATTCTGAAGGTAGTTTCTGTGCTACTAACTGGGCAGCTGACAGGCCAGGATCTCGGCTCTGAGACACAAGCTGCCGTTCCAGCTCTGAGGCAGGATCCGGATGTAGCGCGCGACCACGGGAGCATTAAACTGACTCATCACCGGTGTGTCCTTATCCACGTTCCCATAGAACAACTGCAAAGAGGATCAGAAGAGAAGGAGCTGCCAATTCTGTGATGTGTTACTGATGAACATGATTGGTATTGCTCAGTTTCCACTCACCCACTCAGCGTAGCCATCGTGCAGCACAGTCCAGTCACGGCTGTCGTTACTGAAGGCCACAAAATAGGACGACACGAAATCCTCGCTAGGATGCCAACAGCAATAATTAGCCATGGTTATTTTCACCAGAATTAAATGTTAGGACATTTGTAACATTAAAAACTCAAGGTAAATATTCATACAGCATCAGTACAAGtatcttgtgaatattttttttaacctttattttacagggcagtggagagagagacaggaaatgtggggagaagagtcggtgaaagacctgcagcaaatggTCGTGGGTCAGACTCGAACCCATGACGACAGcgttggggactatagcccgtgttcatgggtcacctgctcaaccagttgagttACTGGGACGCCCATGAAGTGAAATTTTAACATGACTCACTGTTGCTCTGAGTTCCTTCCCTGAGTGATGACCCCACTGAACTCCACCTCTCGGCGGGCGTCCACCTCAAACCAATGGTTCTGTTCCTCTGGTTCTGCACACCAGGCACCTCCGTACAGATCATCCTCATTATCAGAgccctgcacacaaacacatgtcaAAGTTGGAGACGGATAACTTCTTGATGAAATGCTGAGCTTAGATTAgtaccagttctgatgtactGGTGCATTTATGGTAGTctacatgtatttattaatttccCAAATCTAtccatttaataataataataataataataataaatacattttatttgcaatGCACTTTTCCTTTcaacaaaaatctcaaagggctacattaaagatataaaatgataaaaacaaaaacaggtaaaatatatattttttaaataaataaaaatagaaaaatacatgtttaattaaaagctcAATTGAAAAGAAAGGTCTTTAGGCCACAtttccatcaaaaataaaaattcttgcTTCTCTTCAGCGCAACCATTAAGTCATGGctgactcaactgtgaccaaaagtcacatgataaaaaatcTTGGATTGTTTACACAGAGTGCAGAGGAGAAAGTATGGAAACAacttaaatgtaaatagtaCAGTATCTGTAGCATGTCAACTACCATTTTTTCCCAGTGTTGGTGACACCTGAAGACACAGAAACATTTTATGATTCATGGCATTCTAAGTGTCATAATGcactgaagacatttctgagttctctctactccTAACTAGGGTTGTTGTATCCATAGAGGTGTAAGACtatatattgcagtgaaaaactgcttgCTTATCAGATGGTCAAAAGTTTGCATTTAAAGGTTGTATGTTTGTCTAAAAATCAGCTGTGCTTCCACTGTGAGGTAATACAGGCTGAGATGCTCTGTGTGTAGATCACATATACCTGCATGTTGAGGCGTCCTCTCTGAGCCACGAAGCCGTGGTGAGACTGAGAGGATGCCAGCAGCTGGTCGTCTTCCACCCGGTGAGACTCCAAACCCAGAGGAGGACACTCTGagaggagacacacacagacacaatctGTTAAACAAATGTCCCAGaaagacagtaaaacacaaacactgctcCTAAAAGAGAGTGTAGTAGTTTAATAAAAAGGCACAGTGGTTTAACAGACGTGTGTGTTCAGATAgggtcattttacatttacatttatttttatgtgaaaagcTCAAACTTTAAGTGGTGTGATTGTCTTACTTTTTGGTTCAGGAGGCACTGCAATCTGCCTCAGtcgctcctcttcctcctcctcccacttcTTCCTCAGCCGCTCGGCTTTCAGAGCATAACGAGAAAACAATATGTGTCAAAACATGCTTTCACAGGGACCTCGCTCTCCAGCCAGCCAGTGCTACACAAAATACTTCCATATGTGTTTGTATAGTGCACCTTCATTTCCACTCATGGGCTTTCTGTCTGAAATATGGgtcatttcagtctgtttggAATCCAGAGTGGATTTGTGTTACATCTCGTTTGATTTTACTGGAGACCAAACTGTTGTGTAAGACTTTAACAGATTGATTTTTTCAGTCACCCTCCCTGTTTCTTAATTTCATCATACCACCCATCTGAACTTTATGGAAGTGTCCACAACAGGACAGTGAGCAGAGCAGCTCTTTGGAATTCCTCCCCTTTCCTCCCATGTCTGTCTCCCCCTGAGAATTTCTTATTAAGGAAGAAGGAGAAGTCTGGTatcattttgtcttcttttataCTGATAACTCTCTTGAAAATTGCAAAACCAACGATATGCCTGTTTCCTAGTGCTTTGTGATTATGAAAGTGGTCAGAAAATGTTAGATGACAGAAACAACTGAAATGTGATTCCACTCAGACTTCTGCAGATATGCCTCAGTCTGGACACACTGGGCACTCAATCTGGATTTCAAAGTGTCTTTTGCGCCACTTGCAACACTACGTCAGTGTCAAATGTAGAGTTACAGGACCAGAATCAGTGCTGCTGCATGTAAGAACGAGGTGCAATACGAAAGTTCTGTTTGCGATGCATTCAAGATTTGCAAGCAGTAACGTATGAGTCAGGAGACCAGGTGACGTCGTGCTATCAACATCTTGAGCTGTGTAACACTTCTTTCTGTGACCCCTAGCGGATGCACATTTCCATTTCTTCATGGAGCTCAAACTTCACATTCTGTGTCAGTCGGAGATGATCCAACCTTCATATAGGATCATCAGTGCTGATAAGATGGAGGCCTACAAGCAGTTTTCAGAATAGCAGAGCCGCAATCTTGAAAACTGGAGAAAAAGCATCAGGTCAGGAGTACCAGGAGTATGTTCCTTCATTTCTTCAACATTCACGAACTTGTACGCAGTGAATTGTTTCCCCAGGGTCGAACTATCAATGCAGAATTCCACTCTAACTTCTAGAGGTGTGTTCAAATGCTACAGCATGTGGATGCTCCAATCTTATCTGTGCTTAGTCAAAGTATTTGGCTCCCTGTaacttcttcctcctccctaAAATGAAATTCGAGTTTAAGGGTCACTGCTTTGACACTGTTCAGGATATTAAGCACTCATCGCAGATGTTACAAGTGTTACAGGAGTACTAGGAGCAGAGTATTGCTGCACAAGGGATACTTTGACGataatgttttttcattttttttgatgGTGTCTTGGAACTTTGTGATCACCACTGCAGCCTTCAAACCACACCTACTTGGACACAACATTATGATGGCTGGGAACACTCACATCTCTCTTATACTGGAAGGGGAAAGGCTATGTTCTATCTTTGGGATAGTCATTCAGAGTCCAAGATTCAAGCAAATCTTTTGTTGATGGACCCACAGGGCGTGTATTAGTATTTCTAATCTGCCATGGTTTATTATTACTCCgacaaggaacgcagcagagttatgtgacgatcagcgttggtttgtctctttgtctgtctggGCGCAATATTACTCAATaacggacaaat
Encoded proteins:
- the aebp1a gene encoding adipocyte enhancer-binding protein 1 isoform X1; the encoded protein is MRVVVLLGLTLCCVLVCAQDDTKLSRSTVQVREEGLTKPRGEDEGVMSDEPIAEVVEEDKTKPKKKKTPEEIEAARAKKAAEKEAKAKKQKAPKPTKKPKPPKSTKKPKPPKPTKKPKTPKPTKTPKITTTTQLDIRRPSLDEEEEKLLIELGWDTLIRPVTPGREEPVEPDWVLKKPTPPIKTLSEPDTDYWDIRHEVPGGYPDNIREVTTTEVIMYIPEETTAIPFVGPWYEEYDYADLAAKKQEEEEERARKEKAEKAERLRKKWEEEEEERLRQIAVPPEPKKCPPLGLESHRVEDDQLLASSQSHHGFVAQRGRLNMQGSDNEDDLYGGAWCAEPEEQNHWFEVDARREVEFSGVITQGRNSEQHEDFVSSYFVAFSNDSRDWTVLHDGYAEWLFYGNVDKDTPVMSQFNAPVVARYIRILPQSWNGSLCLRAEILACQLPSSHRSENEVNPSDDLDFRHHNYKDMRQMMKVINEECPHITRIYNIGKSSQGLKMYAMEISDNPGEHETGEPEFRYTAGLHGNEALGRELLLLLMQFLCKEYNDENPRVRRLVDGVRIHLVPSLNPDAYELAFEMGSEMGNWALGHWTEEGYDIFQNFPDLNSILWGAEDRGWIPRIVPNHHIPLPENTLNGSLAVETKAIISWMQRSPFVLGANLQGGEKLVAYPFDMQRPPVSLTDSRRWRVNSEMNEETWARIQRQNEGALRETPDDAMFRWLAMSYAHSHLTMTETYRGSCHGDDVTGGQGITNRASWKPVVGSMNDFSYLHTNCFELSIFLGCDKFPHESELPLEWENNREALLSFIEQVHRGIKGVVRDVEGNPLPNATVTVEGIRHDVRTAAGGDYWRLLNPGEYRVTAKADGYTPQTRLCMVGYDSGATPCSFTLAKSNWDRIKQIMSLNGRRPIRLVTRNNVVKTTTAAPTPTAGVDDHAIAQKAERLRRLRLMRLRRLRLQRQRASLTTTPATTTTTTTTTTTTPPPETERTTSWYDSWFPVDSWSTENPFDSINFDSVPTQDYPFEYTID
- the aebp1a gene encoding adipocyte enhancer-binding protein 1 isoform X2, with translation MRVVVLLGLTLCCVLVCAQDDTKLSRSTVQVREEGLTKPRGEDEGVMSDEPIAEVVEEDKTKPKKKKTPEEIEAARAKKAAEKEAKAKKQKAPKPTKKPKPPKSTKKPKPPKPTKKPKTPKPTKTPKITTTTQLDIRRPSLDEEEEKLLIELGWDTLIRPVTPGREEPVEPDWDEVPGGYPDNIREVTTTEVIMYIPEETTAIPFVGPWYEEYDYADLAAKKQEEEEERARKEKAEKAERLRKKWEEEEEERLRQIAVPPEPKKCPPLGLESHRVEDDQLLASSQSHHGFVAQRGRLNMQGSDNEDDLYGGAWCAEPEEQNHWFEVDARREVEFSGVITQGRNSEQHEDFVSSYFVAFSNDSRDWTVLHDGYAEWLFYGNVDKDTPVMSQFNAPVVARYIRILPQSWNGSLCLRAEILACQLPSSHRSENEVNPSDDLDFRHHNYKDMRQMMKVINEECPHITRIYNIGKSSQGLKMYAMEISDNPGEHETGEPEFRYTAGLHGNEALGRELLLLLMQFLCKEYNDENPRVRRLVDGVRIHLVPSLNPDAYELAFEMGSEMGNWALGHWTEEGYDIFQNFPDLNSILWGAEDRGWIPRIVPNHHIPLPENTLNGSLAVETKAIISWMQRSPFVLGANLQGGEKLVAYPFDMQRPPVSLTDSRRWRVNSEMNEETWARIQRQNEGALRETPDDAMFRWLAMSYAHSHLTMTETYRGSCHGDDVTGGQGITNRASWKPVVGSMNDFSYLHTNCFELSIFLGCDKFPHESELPLEWENNREALLSFIEQVHRGIKGVVRDVEGNPLPNATVTVEGIRHDVRTAAGGDYWRLLNPGEYRVTAKADGYTPQTRLCMVGYDSGATPCSFTLAKSNWDRIKQIMSLNGRRPIRLVTRNNVVKTTTAAPTPTAGVDDHAIAQKAERLRRLRLMRLRRLRLQRQRASLTTTPATTTTTTTTTTTTPPPETERTTSWYDSWFPVDSWSTENPFDSINFDSVPTQDYPFEYTID